Proteins encoded in a region of the Ptychodera flava strain L36383 chromosome 4, AS_Pfla_20210202, whole genome shotgun sequence genome:
- the LOC139130864 gene encoding uncharacterized protein isoform X1 yields the protein MESVEKSVAEKALFVKRGRGRPRKSESEKLERRMAYDRARKRKRTKVTLSEAVFNRWKASRALVKAKSNDEFADFLLELLDVELQKTVIRKTSCVSQPMYRNEKVTDQAPQPGPSHTTRPKEASHENHESGINQMIAKYHGEANRVTEKHSSRVSERHPGMDPVTHWTGYSSVHPSDRDQSGEGRWAHVVVKTEPQDAEEYQPDDALESEGCDSDTDDEQIIHDDSGRHQGMEAEERVQEAGTLILHCFDGETAESCDDNATDTADEEDTYADDINNSTTTSSDFNSEHWGNFQEYNTEQITERDSAGKATNSVNIGRDGVSNKTGPVSRSDNIALGQVHVSVPDNTKQVSQSGNIHVTQVRKSDNMGLVHVSKSDNVGQVPKSDNVGQVPKSDHVGKVPKSDNIAQVPKSDNIAQVPKSDNVGQVPKSDIVGQVPKSDHVGQVPKSGNVGQVILLKSDNLAQVSKSDGKGQINKSDNIGQVILLKSDNLVQVSKSGNTGQGTQSGNMGQIILIKPNNTGQVQMSGNIGQDKKSDNIGQMHVRQSDNIGQVVKPDSMGHLPVIVIKPDNIGQANKSDDVGQVSKPGSKQNVIVIKPNYIGQVGKSGSTGHFNKFVNLVQVNQSARKANPPMVSKRKPPLVCSKCGYVASHKLTLMRHKAKHYPTRFKCHLCEYATHIEYLLENHIRRCHTAHSDKLFICAWKDCNRRFAMEVDLKVHSRVHEQDSMCHICGKKGSINFLVGHLAREHGVRKGSEDKETVKCKLCGKEYSSKSQMSFKQHMMKHNNEKPFKCRFCSKGFVSTNFLLAHERIHTGEKPYKCQICKLAFAKDAQLISHVRTHTGEKPYKCKQCSYASTWNIQLRQHVKAHGAATEVSCMTCDISFISEKALKIHYRKHHTS from the exons ATGGAATCGGTGGAGAAATCAGTCGCAGAGAAGGCATTATTCGTCAAGCGTGGTAGAGGTCGCCCGAGGAAGTCTGAATCAGAAAAGTTAGAGCGACGAATGGCATATGATCGCGCGCGCAAGAGAAAGCGGACAAAGGTTACTCTTTCAGAGGCTGTGTTCAATAGATGGAAAGCATCCAGGGCGTTGGTTAAAGCAAAATCAAATGATGAATTTGCTGATTTTCTACTTGAACTGCTTGATGTGGAACTCCAGAAGACGGT AATTAGAAAGACCAGCTGTGTCTCTCAACCGATGTACCGCAATGAGAAGGTCACTGACCAGGCACCGCAACCTGGACCATCCCATACAACTAG ACCTAAAGAGGCTTCTCATGAAAACCATGAGAGTGGGATCAACCAAATGATTGCAAAATACCATGGAGAGGCTAACAGAGTTACAGAGAAACACTCATCAAGGGTTAGTGAGAGACATCCAGGAATGGACCCGGTGACACATTGGACAGGGTACAGCAGTGTTCATCCCAGTGACAGAGACCAGAGTGGTGAGGGAAGGTGGGCACATGTTGTGGTGAAGACAGAGCCACAAGACGCAGAGGAGTACCAACCTGATGATGCACTTGAATCCGAAGGGTGTGACTCTGACACAGATGATGAACAGATCATTCACGATGACTCTGGGAGACACCAAGGAATGGAAGCCGAGGAAAGAGTACAGGAAGCAGGCACCCTTATTCTGCATTGTTTTGATGGTGAGACTGCAGAAAGTTGCGATGATAATGCTACAGACACTGCAGATGAAGAAGACACATATGCTGATGATATTAACAATAGTACGACAACAAGTTCAGATTTCAACAGTGAGCACTGGGGCAATTTTCAGGAATATAACACAGAACAAATTACTGAGCGTGACAGTGCTGGAAAAGCTACTAATTCTGTCAATATTGGACGAGATGGTGTGTCTAACAAAACAGGACCAGTTAGTAGGTCTGATAATATCGCTCTAGGACAGGTGCATGTAAGTGTACCTGACAACACAAAGCAAGTAAGTCAGTCTggcaatatacatgtaacacaAGTTAGAAAGTCTGACAACATGGGGCTGGTGCATGTAAGTAAGTCTGATAACGTAGGACAAGTTCCTAAGTCTGATAACGTAGGACAAGTTCCTAAGTCTGATCATGTAGGAAAAGTTCCTAAGTCTGATAATATAGCACAAGTTCCTAAGTCTGATAATATAGCACAAGTTCCTAAGTCTGATAATGTAGGACAAGTTCCTAAGTCTGATATTGTAGGACAAGTTCCTAAGTCTGATCATGTAGGACAAGTTCCTAAGTCTGGTAATGTAggacaagtaattttattgaaATCTGACAATTTGGCGCAAGTTAGTAAGTCTGATGGTAAAGGACAAATTAACAAGTCTGACAATATTGGACAGGTAATTTTATTGAAATCTGACAACTTGGTGCAAGTTAGTAAATCTGGCAATACAGGACAAGGGACTCAGTCTGGCAATATGGGACAGATAATTTTAATTAAGCCTAACAACACAGGTCAAGTTCAAATGTCTGGCAATATAGGTCAAGATAAAAAGTCTGACAACATAGGGCAGATGCATGTAAGACAGTCTGACAATATAGGACAGGTTGTTAAGCCTGACAGCATGGGACACTTACCGGTAATTGTGATTAAGCCTGACAACATAGGGCAAGCTAATAAATCTGATGATGTAGGACAAGTCTCTAAGCCTGGCAGTAAACAAAATGTGATTGTAATTAAGCCTAACTACATAGGGCAAGTTGGTAAGTCTGGCAGTACAGgacattttaataaatttgtcaatttaGTGCAAGTTAATCAGTCTGCTCGAAAAGCCAATCCGCCAATGGTCTCTAAACGTAAGCCGCCTCTGGTGTGTTCAAAGTGTGGGTATGTGGCTAGCCACAAGCTTACACTGATGCGACACAAGGCCAAGCACTACCCAACCAGATTCAAGTGCCACCTGTGTGAGTACGCCACTCACATTGAGTACCTGCTGGAAAATCACATCCGGAGGTGCCACACTGCGCACTCGGATAAGCTGTTCATCTGCGCCTGGAAGGACTGCAACAGGAGATTTGCCATGGAAGTCGACCTCAAGGTCCACTCCCGGGTGCACGAACAGGACTCCATGTGTCACATCTGCGGGAAGAAGGGCAGCATCAACTTCCTGGTGGGACACTTGGCCAGAGAGCATGGAGTGCGGAAAGGCAGCGAAGACAAGGAGACTGTGAAGTGTAAGCTGTGCGGCAAAGAGTATTCCTCCAAGAGTCAAATGTCCTTCAAACAACACATGATGAAACACAACAATGAGAAACCGTTCAAGTGTCGCTTCTGCAGCAAAGGATTCGTGAGCACCAACTTCCTGCTGGCCCACGAGAGAATCCACACGGGTGAGAAGCCGTACAAGTGCCAGATTTGTAAGTTGGCCTTCGCCAAGGACGCGCAGCTCATCTCACACGTCAGGACGCACACCGGGGAGAAGCCATACAAGTGTAAACAATGCAGCTATGCGAGTACTTGGAATATACAGCTTAGGCAACATGTCAAGGCGCACGGAGCTGCCACTGAGGTCTCGTGTATGACATGCGACATTTCCTTCATCAGTGAGAAAGCATTGAAAATCCACTATAGGAAACATCATACTTCTTAG
- the LOC139130864 gene encoding uncharacterized protein isoform X2 translates to MYRNEKVTDQAPQPGPSHTTRPKEASHENHESGINQMIAKYHGEANRVTEKHSSRVSERHPGMDPVTHWTGYSSVHPSDRDQSGEGRWAHVVVKTEPQDAEEYQPDDALESEGCDSDTDDEQIIHDDSGRHQGMEAEERVQEAGTLILHCFDGETAESCDDNATDTADEEDTYADDINNSTTTSSDFNSEHWGNFQEYNTEQITERDSAGKATNSVNIGRDGVSNKTGPVSRSDNIALGQVHVSVPDNTKQVSQSGNIHVTQVRKSDNMGLVHVSKSDNVGQVPKSDNVGQVPKSDHVGKVPKSDNIAQVPKSDNIAQVPKSDNVGQVPKSDIVGQVPKSDHVGQVPKSGNVGQVILLKSDNLAQVSKSDGKGQINKSDNIGQVILLKSDNLVQVSKSGNTGQGTQSGNMGQIILIKPNNTGQVQMSGNIGQDKKSDNIGQMHVRQSDNIGQVVKPDSMGHLPVIVIKPDNIGQANKSDDVGQVSKPGSKQNVIVIKPNYIGQVGKSGSTGHFNKFVNLVQVNQSARKANPPMVSKRKPPLVCSKCGYVASHKLTLMRHKAKHYPTRFKCHLCEYATHIEYLLENHIRRCHTAHSDKLFICAWKDCNRRFAMEVDLKVHSRVHEQDSMCHICGKKGSINFLVGHLAREHGVRKGSEDKETVKCKLCGKEYSSKSQMSFKQHMMKHNNEKPFKCRFCSKGFVSTNFLLAHERIHTGEKPYKCQICKLAFAKDAQLISHVRTHTGEKPYKCKQCSYASTWNIQLRQHVKAHGAATEVSCMTCDISFISEKALKIHYRKHHTS, encoded by the exons ATGTACCGCAATGAGAAGGTCACTGACCAGGCACCGCAACCTGGACCATCCCATACAACTAG ACCTAAAGAGGCTTCTCATGAAAACCATGAGAGTGGGATCAACCAAATGATTGCAAAATACCATGGAGAGGCTAACAGAGTTACAGAGAAACACTCATCAAGGGTTAGTGAGAGACATCCAGGAATGGACCCGGTGACACATTGGACAGGGTACAGCAGTGTTCATCCCAGTGACAGAGACCAGAGTGGTGAGGGAAGGTGGGCACATGTTGTGGTGAAGACAGAGCCACAAGACGCAGAGGAGTACCAACCTGATGATGCACTTGAATCCGAAGGGTGTGACTCTGACACAGATGATGAACAGATCATTCACGATGACTCTGGGAGACACCAAGGAATGGAAGCCGAGGAAAGAGTACAGGAAGCAGGCACCCTTATTCTGCATTGTTTTGATGGTGAGACTGCAGAAAGTTGCGATGATAATGCTACAGACACTGCAGATGAAGAAGACACATATGCTGATGATATTAACAATAGTACGACAACAAGTTCAGATTTCAACAGTGAGCACTGGGGCAATTTTCAGGAATATAACACAGAACAAATTACTGAGCGTGACAGTGCTGGAAAAGCTACTAATTCTGTCAATATTGGACGAGATGGTGTGTCTAACAAAACAGGACCAGTTAGTAGGTCTGATAATATCGCTCTAGGACAGGTGCATGTAAGTGTACCTGACAACACAAAGCAAGTAAGTCAGTCTggcaatatacatgtaacacaAGTTAGAAAGTCTGACAACATGGGGCTGGTGCATGTAAGTAAGTCTGATAACGTAGGACAAGTTCCTAAGTCTGATAACGTAGGACAAGTTCCTAAGTCTGATCATGTAGGAAAAGTTCCTAAGTCTGATAATATAGCACAAGTTCCTAAGTCTGATAATATAGCACAAGTTCCTAAGTCTGATAATGTAGGACAAGTTCCTAAGTCTGATATTGTAGGACAAGTTCCTAAGTCTGATCATGTAGGACAAGTTCCTAAGTCTGGTAATGTAggacaagtaattttattgaaATCTGACAATTTGGCGCAAGTTAGTAAGTCTGATGGTAAAGGACAAATTAACAAGTCTGACAATATTGGACAGGTAATTTTATTGAAATCTGACAACTTGGTGCAAGTTAGTAAATCTGGCAATACAGGACAAGGGACTCAGTCTGGCAATATGGGACAGATAATTTTAATTAAGCCTAACAACACAGGTCAAGTTCAAATGTCTGGCAATATAGGTCAAGATAAAAAGTCTGACAACATAGGGCAGATGCATGTAAGACAGTCTGACAATATAGGACAGGTTGTTAAGCCTGACAGCATGGGACACTTACCGGTAATTGTGATTAAGCCTGACAACATAGGGCAAGCTAATAAATCTGATGATGTAGGACAAGTCTCTAAGCCTGGCAGTAAACAAAATGTGATTGTAATTAAGCCTAACTACATAGGGCAAGTTGGTAAGTCTGGCAGTACAGgacattttaataaatttgtcaatttaGTGCAAGTTAATCAGTCTGCTCGAAAAGCCAATCCGCCAATGGTCTCTAAACGTAAGCCGCCTCTGGTGTGTTCAAAGTGTGGGTATGTGGCTAGCCACAAGCTTACACTGATGCGACACAAGGCCAAGCACTACCCAACCAGATTCAAGTGCCACCTGTGTGAGTACGCCACTCACATTGAGTACCTGCTGGAAAATCACATCCGGAGGTGCCACACTGCGCACTCGGATAAGCTGTTCATCTGCGCCTGGAAGGACTGCAACAGGAGATTTGCCATGGAAGTCGACCTCAAGGTCCACTCCCGGGTGCACGAACAGGACTCCATGTGTCACATCTGCGGGAAGAAGGGCAGCATCAACTTCCTGGTGGGACACTTGGCCAGAGAGCATGGAGTGCGGAAAGGCAGCGAAGACAAGGAGACTGTGAAGTGTAAGCTGTGCGGCAAAGAGTATTCCTCCAAGAGTCAAATGTCCTTCAAACAACACATGATGAAACACAACAATGAGAAACCGTTCAAGTGTCGCTTCTGCAGCAAAGGATTCGTGAGCACCAACTTCCTGCTGGCCCACGAGAGAATCCACACGGGTGAGAAGCCGTACAAGTGCCAGATTTGTAAGTTGGCCTTCGCCAAGGACGCGCAGCTCATCTCACACGTCAGGACGCACACCGGGGAGAAGCCATACAAGTGTAAACAATGCAGCTATGCGAGTACTTGGAATATACAGCTTAGGCAACATGTCAAGGCGCACGGAGCTGCCACTGAGGTCTCGTGTATGACATGCGACATTTCCTTCATCAGTGAGAAAGCATTGAAAATCCACTATAGGAAACATCATACTTCTTAG